A genome region from Geodermatophilus bullaregiensis includes the following:
- a CDS encoding isoprenyl transferase, protein MGTRQWVRDVLTQLYERRLARQLVGADVPRHVGAIIDGNRRWARATGLLDPNAGHRRGADRIASFLGWCDEAGVEVVTLFLLSTDNLSRPEPELTPLLRIIEGVVEDLSAPDRRWQLHPVGALGLLPAETVTVLKEAEEVTRDRPGATVNLAVGYGGRREIADAVRSLLAEHASRGTTLDELIGVLDVEHIAEHLYTRGQPDPDLVIRTSGEQRLSGFLLWQTAHSEFYFTDVYWPDFRRVDFLRALRAYAARHRRFGG, encoded by the coding sequence GTGGGGACGCGTCAGTGGGTCCGCGACGTCCTGACCCAGCTCTACGAACGCCGGCTGGCGCGGCAGCTGGTCGGCGCCGACGTCCCCCGCCACGTCGGCGCGATCATCGACGGCAACCGGCGCTGGGCCCGGGCCACCGGCCTGCTCGACCCCAACGCCGGGCACCGCCGCGGCGCCGACCGGATCGCCTCCTTCCTCGGCTGGTGCGACGAGGCCGGCGTCGAGGTGGTCACGCTCTTCCTGCTCTCGACGGACAACCTGTCGCGGCCCGAGCCGGAGCTGACCCCGCTGCTGCGGATCATCGAGGGCGTCGTCGAGGACCTCTCCGCCCCCGACCGCCGCTGGCAGCTGCACCCGGTCGGCGCGCTGGGGTTGCTGCCGGCCGAGACGGTCACCGTGCTCAAGGAGGCCGAGGAGGTCACCCGCGACCGGCCGGGGGCCACGGTCAACCTCGCCGTCGGCTACGGCGGACGGCGGGAGATCGCCGACGCCGTCCGGTCGCTGCTGGCCGAGCACGCCAGCCGGGGGACGACGCTCGACGAGCTGATCGGCGTCCTCGACGTCGAGCACATCGCCGAGCACCTCTACACCCGCGGCCAGCCCGACCCCGACCTGGTCATCCGCACCAGCGGCGAGCAGCGGCTGTCGGGCTTCCTGCTCTGGCAGACCGCGCACTCGGAGTTCTACTTCACCGACGTGTACTGGCCCGACTTCCGCCGGGTGGACTTCCTGCGCGCGCTGCGGGCCTACGCCGCACGGCACCGTCGCTTCGGCGGCTGA
- the trhA gene encoding PAQR family membrane homeostasis protein TrhA — MSAAAPDDREPVRVQADDGAELEATRGPAVATVLEEGQQVERTWVAEDFADSDWEHPDTRPRMRGWLHLFAFCGAVVAGAVLIPLAAVLGARSGFSVAVYCATICGLFGISALYHRRRWSPRGWKIMKRLDHSMIFLFIAGTYTPFALLAVDEPTGYWVLGGVWAGALAGVCLKLSWPTAPRWVGVPLYVGLGWVAVFILTDILHIAGVTSLVLLAVGGVLYTLGGIAYAMKRPNPVPGVFGYHEVFHAMTVVAAVCHYIAVYFAMYNSPFL, encoded by the coding sequence ATGAGCGCTGCCGCCCCCGACGACCGCGAGCCGGTCCGGGTGCAGGCCGACGACGGGGCCGAGCTCGAGGCCACCCGCGGGCCTGCCGTCGCCACGGTCCTCGAGGAGGGCCAGCAGGTCGAGCGGACCTGGGTCGCCGAGGACTTCGCCGACTCCGACTGGGAGCACCCCGACACCCGCCCGCGGATGCGCGGGTGGCTGCACCTGTTCGCCTTCTGCGGCGCCGTCGTCGCCGGCGCCGTCCTGATCCCGCTGGCCGCCGTGCTCGGCGCCCGGTCCGGGTTCTCCGTCGCGGTCTACTGCGCCACGATCTGCGGGCTGTTCGGGATCAGCGCCCTGTACCACCGCCGCCGCTGGTCACCGCGCGGCTGGAAGATCATGAAACGGCTCGACCACTCGATGATCTTCTTGTTCATCGCGGGCACGTACACGCCCTTCGCCCTGCTCGCCGTCGACGAGCCGACCGGCTACTGGGTCCTCGGCGGGGTGTGGGCGGGCGCGCTGGCGGGCGTCTGCCTCAAGCTCAGCTGGCCGACGGCGCCGCGCTGGGTCGGCGTCCCGCTCTACGTCGGGCTGGGCTGGGTGGCGGTCTTCATCCTCACCGACATCCTGCACATCGCCGGGGTGACCTCCCTGGTGCTGCTGGCCGTCGGCGGCGTGCTCTACACCCTCGGCGGCATCGCGTACGCGATGAAGAGGCCCAACCCCGTGCCCGGTGTCTTCGGCTACCACGAGGTCTTCCACGCCATGACCGTCGTGGCCGCCGTCTGCCACTACATCGCCGTCTACTTCGCGATGTACAACTCGCCGTTCCTGTGA
- a CDS encoding DUF885 domain-containing protein gives MTPGAAAGAVDVPLEYVRLGLRFDRLEAGFVDAYTGDPRIRAQVEDEPAPTPQGLRDRARALLRELDAAGLPDDRADFLRGQLTGLECSARKMSGEPVGFLDEVRSYFQVDLTLGDPAAYAAAHAELGTLLPGEGTLAQRYAAHRRREECPPQRLGEAVDTLSSALRDRVRGRYGLPEVETVRYEVVTDRPWSGFNYYEGDYRSRVAINADLPHRLSQLAHLVAHESYPGHHTEHCRKERGLVERVGHLEHTVFLVNTPECLMAEGLADLGVDAAVGPGWGPWAAEVLGDLGLGFDGHLAERIAAAAAPLNRVRQDAAVLLHDRGADADEVTAYLQRWSLVSAERARQQLRFLTHPLWRAYITTYVEGYDLLARWLDARPAGQDVADRFVRLLDEPLTPAVVTAELPAA, from the coding sequence ATGACACCTGGCGCGGCGGCCGGCGCGGTCGACGTCCCCCTCGAGTACGTCCGGCTGGGGCTGCGCTTCGACCGCCTGGAGGCCGGTTTCGTCGACGCCTACACCGGTGACCCGCGGATCCGCGCGCAGGTCGAGGACGAGCCGGCGCCCACGCCGCAGGGGCTGCGCGACCGGGCCCGGGCGCTGCTGCGCGAGCTCGACGCCGCGGGGCTGCCCGACGACCGGGCCGACTTCCTCCGCGGCCAGCTCACCGGTCTGGAGTGCAGCGCGCGGAAGATGAGCGGCGAGCCGGTCGGCTTCCTCGACGAGGTGCGCAGCTACTTCCAGGTCGACCTCACCCTGGGCGACCCGGCCGCCTACGCCGCCGCGCACGCCGAGCTGGGCACGCTGCTGCCCGGCGAGGGGACGCTGGCGCAGCGGTACGCCGCGCACCGCCGCCGCGAGGAGTGCCCGCCGCAGCGGCTGGGCGAGGCGGTGGACACGCTGTCCAGCGCCCTGCGCGACCGGGTCCGCGGCCGCTACGGCCTGCCCGAGGTCGAGACGGTGCGCTACGAGGTGGTCACCGACAGGCCGTGGTCGGGCTTCAACTACTACGAGGGCGACTACCGCTCGCGGGTCGCGATCAACGCCGACCTGCCGCACCGGCTCAGCCAGCTCGCCCACCTGGTGGCGCACGAGTCCTACCCGGGGCACCACACCGAGCACTGCCGCAAGGAGCGCGGGCTGGTCGAGCGGGTCGGGCACCTGGAGCACACCGTCTTCCTGGTGAACACCCCCGAGTGCCTGATGGCCGAGGGGCTGGCCGACCTCGGCGTCGACGCCGCGGTCGGGCCCGGCTGGGGGCCGTGGGCGGCCGAGGTGCTCGGTGACCTCGGGCTGGGCTTCGACGGCCACCTCGCCGAGCGGATCGCCGCGGCCGCCGCGCCGCTGAACCGGGTGCGCCAGGACGCCGCCGTCCTGCTGCACGACCGCGGCGCCGACGCCGACGAGGTGACCGCCTACCTGCAGCGCTGGTCCCTGGTCAGCGCCGAGCGGGCCCGCCAGCAGCTGCGCTTCCTCACCCACCCGCTGTGGCGCGCCTACATCACCACCTACGTCGAGGGCTACGACCTGCTCGCCCGC